GCGACACACGTTCGCGGGCCGCAGCGTCTCCCCGTAGCAGAGCGTGGGAGTGTGAATCCCGGCCTTCTTGCAGGCGTCGAGGATCGTGGCTCCCTCGCGGACCGTCACGGGCTGGCCGTCCACCTCCAGCTCGACCATGCGCACCCCGGCTTCCGCGTAGATGTCAGTCATCGAAGACCCCCAAGGCGATTGCCGAGGCGATGGCGCTGCTCGCCGTCTGTCCGAGCCCGCAGATGGACGCGTCGCGCATGCAGTCACCGATCTCACCCAGCAGCGAGATCTCATCGCGCGCGCTGCCGCGCGTGCGGCCGGAGATGAGCCGCGCGAGCGCCTCCTCCTGCCGCACTGTGCCCACCCTGCACGGCACGCACTGGCCGCACGACTCGTCCCGGAAGAAGCCCGCGATGCGCATGAGGATGCCACGCATGTCCACGCGGTCGTCGAAGAGCATCACCACCCCCGACCCGAGCGTGGTGCCCACCTCACGCGCGGCCTCGATCGTGAGCTCGAGGTCGAGCTGGTCCGGCCCCACGAACGACCCGGCCGCGCCGCCGAGCAGGACCGCCTGGAGCGGCCGCCCGCCGGCCACGCCACCCGCCAGCTCGATCAGCTCACGGAGCCGCGTGCCGTATGGCACCTCGTACACGCCGGGTGACTCCACGCAGCCGGAGAGACAGAACAACCGCGTGCCCGTGGATACGCCGCCGCCCACGGACGCGAACGCCGCGCCGCCGAACAGCACGATCTCGGGCACGTTCACGAGCGTCTCGACGTTGTTCACCACGGTCGGCATGCCGAAGAGCCCCTCGGTCACCGGGAAGGGCGGCTTGCTGCGCGGCTCGCCGCGATAGCCCTCGATCGAGTTGAAGATCGCGGTCTCCTCGCCGCAGATGTAGGCGCCTCCGCCGCGGCGGATCTCGATGTCGAAGCTGAATCCGTGCCCCAGGATGTCCGGGCCGAGCAGCCCGCGGGCGCGTGCCTCCTCGAGCGCGACGTCGAGGATCTCGTACGCCTCCGGGTACTCGCCGCGCAGGTAGATCACGCCGCGTTCGCACGCGGTGGCGTACGCGGCGATCGTCATGGCCTCGATCACGGCAAACGGATCGCCCTCCATCAGCACGCGGTCCTTGAACGTGCCGGGCTCGGACTCGTCCGCGTTGCAGACGAGGTAGTGCGGACGCCGCGGCTGCCGCGCCACCGCCTCCCACTTCACCCCCGTGGGGAACGCCGCCCCCCCGCGCCCAACCAGTCCCGACTCCTTCACCTCACGAATGACGCCGTCGGGTCCCAGCTCAAACGCACGCCGCAGAGCCGCGTATCCACCCTGCGCCCGGTAGTCGTCGAGCGAGTGAGGCGACACGCGGCCAACACGGCCCAGGAGTCGAAGGGCAGGTGCGCCAGCCTGGGGCACAGTGACCCCTCTGACCTCTGACCTATGACCCATGACCTCCGCCGCCGCGGCGTTCGCGTCAGACACCGGCGCAAGCACGACCTCAACGGATTGTTCGCCGGCCGACGTGACAAGGGCGGCGGGGGCTCGGTCGCATTGCCCGAGGCACGGGCTGCGCACCCACGTGACCTCATGCGAGTCGTCTGCGTTCTCCGGCCCGAGACGCTCCTCGAGCGTCGTGATCAGCTCCTCCGCCCCCGCGCACCTGCACGCGATGTCGTCGCACACGTGTATGACGCGCGGCGCGCGCGGCTCCACACTCAGCAACCCGTAGAAGCTCGCCACGCCGTACACGTCCGCGCGCGCAATCGTGAGCCGCTCGCAGATGTGGTCGAGCGCCGGCTCGCTGATCCAGCCCACTCGCTCCTGCACCGCGCGCAGCACGGGCAGCAGCAGGTGGCGGCCGTCGCGGGCCTCGTGGCCGCCATGCGCCACGTGACCCTCGGTCTCGTCCGCGCGCGTGCCGCCCTCCCAGCGCGACACCGCCGGACCGAGCACGGACGCCACCGCCTCCCGCTCCGCGGGACTGGCGACCACGGTGCCGAGGCGAAGGTCCATTCACGCTCCCTTCGAGACAAACGCGGGCGCGCCCGCGCGGTCGTCGCGCTCGATCTTCTCCACGCGTATCGCCGCCGCCTTGAACTCGGCCGTGCCGGAGCGCGGATCGGTGGCGTCGATCGTGAGCTTGTTCGTCTCCACCTGCTCGGGGAAGTGGAACGTCATGAACGCGAGGCCCGGACGCAGCGTCGAGTCCACCCGCACGGGCGCCGCCACGCTTCCCCTGCGCGAGCTCACGAGCACCAGCTCGCCCTCGGACAGCCCGAGCCGCTGAACGTCCTCGGGCGACAGGTCGATGGTCTCGCCCCGGTGGAGCGGCGAGCGATAGAGGCCCGACTGAGCCCCCGTGTTGAACGACTCGAGCCGGCGTCCGGTGGTGAGCCTGATCGGGAAGCTCGCGTCGAGCTCGTCCACCGGCGGCTCGTGCTCCACCACGCTGAACGGCGCGGGCGGCCCAACGAGCGGATCCGCCCACAGACGGTCGTGCAGGAACGGCGAGCCCGGGTGCGCCTCGTCCGGGCATGGCCACTGGATGCCGCCCATGCGCTCGAGGCGCTGGTAGGCCATCCCGGCATGCATCGGGCTTAGCGACCGCAGCTCGTCCCATGCCTCCTCGGCGCTCGGCTCGCCCCACTCGTAGCCGAGGCGGCGGGCGAGCTCGGACAGGATCCACATGTCGTCGCGGGCGTCGCCCGGCGGGTCGAGCGCCTTGCGCACGCGCTGCACCCGCCGCTCGGAGTTGGTCACCGTGCCTTCCGACTCGCACCATGACGCCGTGGAGGGGAACACCACGTCCGCCATCTCCGCGGTGCTCGTGAGCAGGATGTCCTGCACCACGAGCAGGTCGAGCCCCTCGAGCAGCCTGCGCGCGCGGCTCGCGTCCGCCTCCGACTGGGCCGGGTTTTCGCCGATCACGTAGAGCGTGCGAAGGTCGCCGCGCTCCATCGCCTCGAACATCGCGGTGAGGTGCCAGCCGTAGTGCGGGTCGATCGGCACGCCCCACGCGGCCTCGAACCGCTCGCGCGCGGCGGCGTCCTTCTCGATGTCCTGGAAGCCCGGCAGCTTGTTGGGGATGGCGCCCATGTCGCCGCCGCCCTGCACGTTGTTCTGGCCGCGCAGCGGGTTGAGCCCGGAGCCCCAGCGGCCCACGTGCCCGCACAGCAGGCCGAGGTTGATCAGCGCGAGCACGTTGTCCACCGCGTTGTGGTGCTCGGTGATCCCAAGGGTCCAGCAGAGAATCGCCCGGTCGGCGCGGGCGTAGGCGAGGGCGGCGTCGCCGATCGCCTCCGACGGCACGCCGGTGAGCCGCTCGCCCTCCTCGAGCGTGTACGGCTCCACGGCGGCCGCGTACTCGTCGAAGCCGGTGGTGGCGTGTTCGATGAATGCCCTGTTGTGGAGTCCCGCGTGGATGATCACCCGCGCCATCGTGTTCGCGAGTGCGATGTCGGCGCCCACGTCGAGGCCGAGCCAGAGGTCCGCCCACTGGGCCGAGGACGTGCGGCGTGGATCGACCGCGATCATCCGCGCGCCATTGTGGACCCCTCGCAGCAGGTGCTGGAAGAAGATTGGGTGGGTCTCGCGCGCGTTCGAACCCCAGAGGACGATGAGGTCCGTCTGCTCGATCTCCCTATAGGACGACGTCCCGCCGCCCGCACCGAACACCGTCGCCAGACCGACGACGCTTGGAGCGTGTCAGGTGCGGTTACACGAGTCGACGTTGTTCGAGCCCATCACCTGGCGCGCGAACTTCTGCGCCAGAAAGTTCATCTCGTTGGTGGCCTTCGAGCAGGAGAAAACTCCGAACGACCTGCGGGCGTCCGCCTCGCGCGCGCGCGAGAAGCCTTCCGCCGCGCGACCGAGCGCCTCCTCCCACGATGCCTCGCGGAGCTCGCCGCCGTCCCGCACCAACGGAACCGTGAGCCTCGACCCCATACGTCACTCCTTCCTCACTTGCGGTCCTGCCGCACAGCTTAAGCGCTACTGAACGCTTCGCAAAAAAGGCGGGAGCGGCGCCTCTGGCAAGACGCCGCTCCCTGGCCGGTGGCAAGCACCGGAGGCTTGTGTCGTGTATGTCAGCCGCTCACCGTGAAGGGGATGTGCTGGCCTGCCTGGTAGTGGCCGGGCATGATGCACACCAGCTCGTAGCTCCCGGGCTTGAGCGTGGCGGACACCGTCGCGCTCTTGCCGCCCATCAGCTGCGGGCTCTTGGCGAGGGCGCCGCTCGGCACCCCGGCGTTCAGCTGGGCGGGCGCCCTGACGATGGCGAACTGGTGCATCGTCGCGCCGCTGTTTCGCACCTGAAAGCTCACCTTCCCGGCCTTCGCCGACGACACCGGCGACTTGATCCACATGTCGCCGAGCGTGACCGCGATGCCGCCCTTCGCCGCCGGGGCCGGCGCGGTCGCGGCGGGAGCCTTCGGCATCGGAGCGCCGGTGGTGTGGAACATTCCGGCCGCGCCCTTGGCCATGTCGCCGAAGGAGTGGGTGACGAAGGGGTAGTTGCCCTCCTGGTCGAGCGTGAACTCCACCCAGCCGCCCTGCGACGGCGCGAGATTGACGGTCTGCGAGTCGTGCCCCACCACGCCCTCGATGTGGGTGGTGTCGAACACAGTGCCGATCACGTGGAAGGCGCTCCACTTGCTGGGGCCCGCGTCGAGGACGTAGGCGCGGATGCGCTCGCCCTTCCTCACGGTGATCGGGTTCAGCTTGTACTGGTTGGCGTAGCCGTTGAACGCCATCACGTCGGGCTTCTCGGCGTTCACCTTCGCCATGTCGGTGAGCCCGCCTGGCTGGCCGATGTAGAACTCGTTCTGGACGAGCCACACCTCCTTGTCCACCGGCGCCAGCTTGCGCGGCTTGACGACCATCATTCCCGTCATCCCCGCCCCGGTGTGCATCAGGATCGGCTGCGTGGCGCAGTGGTACATGAACACGCCCGGGTGCTTCGCGACGAAGTTGATGGTTTCCGACTTGCCGGGGGCGATGTCCACGTAGTACTTGGAGGGCGCGACCTCAGCCGAGTGGAAGTCGATCGAGTGGGCCATGTTCACGTGCATGGCCTTGTTCGCGCCGTTCACGAATTTGATGGAGACCTGGTCGCCCTCGTTCACCACGATCGGCGGCGAGGCGGCGGTGCCCTTGTAGACCTTGCCGTTCACGGTGTAGGTCCACGCCTGCACCGGAGCCAGAGCGGGGTCGACCTGAACGACGTGCTGGTCAACGCCCACGGTGAAGTGCTTCACCGCGCCCGGCGGGACCGCCGGGAGCGTGGGATCGACCGGCTGGAACTTCTCGAACTTCATGCCCTTGGCGTCGGCAAGGGTGGGCGCCGAGCCTGTGGTGTCGGCGGCCATCGCGTGCCCGCCAGCCGCGGCCGGTGCGTTCATGCTCGCCGCGGGCGTGTTGTCGTTGCTCGTCTGGCCGAGCTTCACGAGCGCGACGATCAGGGCCAGGATCGCCAGCAGCGAGGTGAGGCCGACTCCGACCATCATCCACGCGCGCCAGTCGCGATCGCGCAGCCCCTCTGCGGCCGCGTAGTCGAAGTCCTCGTGCCGAATTCGTTCGGCTTCCTCTGGGGGTGTGAGTACAGGTGCCATTT
This genomic interval from Thermoleophilaceae bacterium contains the following:
- a CDS encoding NAD(P)H-dependent oxidoreductase subunit E, which encodes MDLRLGTVVASPAEREAVASVLGPAVSRWEGGTRADETEGHVAHGGHEARDGRHLLLPVLRAVQERVGWISEPALDHICERLTIARADVYGVASFYGLLSVEPRAPRVIHVCDDIACRCAGAEELITTLEERLGPENADDSHEVTWVRSPCLGQCDRAPAALVTSAGEQSVEVVLAPVSDANAAAAEVMGHRSEVRGVTVPQAGAPALRLLGRVGRVSPHSLDDYRAQGGYAALRRAFELGPDGVIREVKESGLVGRGGAAFPTGVKWEAVARQPRRPHYLVCNADESEPGTFKDRVLMEGDPFAVIEAMTIAAYATACERGVIYLRGEYPEAYEILDVALEEARARGLLGPDILGHGFSFDIEIRRGGGAYICGEETAIFNSIEGYRGEPRSKPPFPVTEGLFGMPTVVNNVETLVNVPEIVLFGGAAFASVGGGVSTGTRLFCLSGCVESPGVYEVPYGTRLRELIELAGGVAGGRPLQAVLLGGAAGSFVGPDQLDLELTIEAAREVGTTLGSGVVMLFDDRVDMRGILMRIAGFFRDESCGQCVPCRVGTVRQEEALARLISGRTRGSARDEISLLGEIGDCMRDASICGLGQTASSAIASAIALGVFDD
- a CDS encoding molybdopterin-dependent oxidoreductase, whose amino-acid sequence is MGSRLTVPLVRDGGELREASWEEALGRAAEGFSRAREADARRSFGVFSCSKATNEMNFLAQKFARQVMGSNNVDSCNRTUHAPSVVGLATVFGAGGGTSSYREIEQTDLIVLWGSNARETHPIFFQHLLRGVHNGARMIAVDPRRTSSAQWADLWLGLDVGADIALANTMARVIIHAGLHNRAFIEHATTGFDEYAAAVEPYTLEEGERLTGVPSEAIGDAALAYARADRAILCWTLGITEHHNAVDNVLALINLGLLCGHVGRWGSGLNPLRGQNNVQGGGDMGAIPNKLPGFQDIEKDAAARERFEAAWGVPIDPHYGWHLTAMFEAMERGDLRTLYVIGENPAQSEADASRARRLLEGLDLLVVQDILLTSTAEMADVVFPSTASWCESEGTVTNSERRVQRVRKALDPPGDARDDMWILSELARRLGYEWGEPSAEEAWDELRSLSPMHAGMAYQRLERMGGIQWPCPDEAHPGSPFLHDRLWADPLVGPPAPFSVVEHEPPVDELDASFPIRLTTGRRLESFNTGAQSGLYRSPLHRGETIDLSPEDVQRLGLSEGELVLVSSRRGSVAAPVRVDSTLRPGLAFMTFHFPEQVETNKLTIDATDPRSGTAEFKAAAIRVEKIERDDRAGAPAFVSKGA
- a CDS encoding multicopper oxidase domain-containing protein is translated as MAPVLTPPEEAERIRHEDFDYAAAEGLRDRDWRAWMMVGVGLTSLLAILALIVALVKLGQTSNDNTPAASMNAPAAAGGHAMAADTTGSAPTLADAKGMKFEKFQPVDPTLPAVPPGAVKHFTVGVDQHVVQVDPALAPVQAWTYTVNGKVYKGTAASPPIVVNEGDQVSIKFVNGANKAMHVNMAHSIDFHSAEVAPSKYYVDIAPGKSETINFVAKHPGVFMYHCATQPILMHTGAGMTGMMVVKPRKLAPVDKEVWLVQNEFYIGQPGGLTDMAKVNAEKPDVMAFNGYANQYKLNPITVRKGERIRAYVLDAGPSKWSAFHVIGTVFDTTHIEGVVGHDSQTVNLAPSQGGWVEFTLDQEGNYPFVTHSFGDMAKGAAGMFHTTGAPMPKAPAATAPAPAAKGGIAVTLGDMWIKSPVSSAKAGKVSFQVRNSGATMHQFAIVRAPAQLNAGVPSGALAKSPQLMGGKSATVSATLKPGSYELVCIMPGHYQAGQHIPFTVSG